A single window of Methanomassiliicoccales archaeon DNA harbors:
- a CDS encoding ATP-binding cassette domain-containing protein, producing the protein MVAIIEVKDLVKVYNGSIRAVDGISFEVAEGEVFGFLGPNGAGKTTTIKMLTTLLLPTSGECKVCGYDAVKQPTEVRRSIGLVPQELTVDDDLTGRENMLLQATLYGVELKVAKERINDLLKLVKLEEAAERMVKTYSGGMRKRLELAEGLIHRPKVLFLDEPTLGLDIQTRTTMWEHIRELKKSSNMTVFMTTHYLEEADSLCDRIGIIDKGKIMAMDTPHKLKESLGGDVISLKVSGETDFTEAIKQVEGVFSVKKEDGSYRVKVLNGETVTAPLLQEISKNGGKVTYVTLERPNMDQVFLEYTGRSLRDAEQMGSFDKVANMRQMRRSS; encoded by the coding sequence ATGGTAGCGATAATCGAAGTGAAGGACCTGGTCAAGGTCTACAACGGTTCCATCCGGGCGGTGGACGGGATATCGTTCGAGGTGGCCGAGGGCGAGGTCTTCGGATTCCTCGGCCCCAACGGGGCAGGAAAGACCACCACCATCAAGATGCTGACGACGCTCCTGCTGCCCACCAGCGGGGAGTGCAAGGTGTGCGGCTACGATGCGGTCAAGCAGCCGACGGAAGTGCGCCGCTCGATCGGACTGGTCCCACAGGAGCTAACCGTCGACGACGACCTTACCGGCCGGGAGAACATGCTGCTGCAGGCGACGTTGTACGGCGTCGAGCTGAAGGTGGCCAAGGAAAGGATCAACGACCTGCTGAAGCTGGTGAAGCTGGAGGAGGCCGCCGAACGCATGGTCAAAACCTATTCCGGCGGCATGCGGAAACGCCTGGAGCTGGCCGAGGGACTGATCCACCGGCCCAAGGTGCTTTTCCTGGACGAGCCGACGCTCGGCCTGGACATCCAGACCCGGACCACCATGTGGGAGCACATCCGGGAGCTGAAGAAGAGCTCCAACATGACGGTGTTCATGACCACCCACTACCTCGAGGAAGCGGACTCGCTCTGTGACCGCATCGGCATCATCGACAAGGGCAAGATCATGGCGATGGACACGCCGCACAAGCTGAAGGAATCGCTGGGCGGGGACGTGATCTCGCTCAAGGTATCGGGCGAAACGGACTTCACCGAGGCGATCAAGCAGGTCGAGGGCGTGTTCAGCGTCAAAAAGGAGGATGGGTCCTACCGGGTCAAAGTGCTGAACGGAGAGACCGTGACCGCACCGTTGCTGCAGGAGATATCCAAGAACGGCGGCAAGGTGACATACGTCACATTGGAAAGGCCGAACATGGACCAGGTGTTCCTGGAATACACCGGACGTTCGCTGCGCGACGCGGAACAGATGGGCAGCTTCGACAAAGTCGCTAACATGCGCCAGATGAGGAGGTCGAGCTGA
- a CDS encoding DMT family transporter produces MFIGLVLTNIFWGASGVAVKVALTQLDIFEIVAYRFSVAAIILFAITSLWKGRKALAVKMRDLPLLAVLAFLGIPLEFLLQVLALENTSVTNFTLIFCLAPFFIIFGSSLMTKEKVTRNKLLGTVMAFAGVAFVVMSGGFALSANLLGDGVALLSCVVWAVYTVIGKPINQRYTTLTVLNYVFIFGALEMLPFLLLSPMTPPTAFVGDTWIAMAFLTIFCSLAAFFMYNNGVEKLPASTVGMFIYLNPLAGVLLAALVLGEAVTVFTFAGMALIILGIYVSERLVMRER; encoded by the coding sequence TTGTTCATCGGGCTGGTCCTGACCAACATCTTCTGGGGCGCGTCCGGGGTGGCGGTCAAAGTAGCGCTCACCCAGCTGGACATCTTCGAGATCGTGGCCTATCGGTTCTCCGTGGCGGCGATCATACTGTTCGCCATCACCTCGCTGTGGAAGGGGCGCAAGGCGCTGGCCGTAAAGATGAGGGACCTTCCGCTGCTCGCGGTGCTGGCGTTCCTGGGCATCCCGCTGGAGTTCCTCCTGCAGGTGCTTGCGCTGGAAAACACCAGCGTCACCAATTTCACGCTCATCTTCTGCCTGGCCCCTTTCTTCATTATTTTCGGTTCGTCCCTGATGACCAAGGAGAAGGTCACCCGGAACAAGCTGCTCGGGACCGTGATGGCGTTCGCCGGCGTCGCCTTCGTGGTCATGTCCGGAGGGTTCGCGTTATCCGCCAACCTGCTCGGCGACGGCGTGGCATTGCTCAGCTGCGTGGTCTGGGCCGTCTACACCGTCATCGGCAAGCCGATCAACCAGAGGTACACGACGCTGACGGTGCTGAACTACGTGTTCATCTTCGGGGCGCTGGAGATGCTACCGTTCCTGCTGCTCTCACCGATGACCCCGCCCACGGCGTTCGTGGGCGACACCTGGATCGCGATGGCCTTCCTGACCATATTCTGTTCGCTGGCGGCGTTCTTCATGTACAACAACGGAGTGGAGAAGCTGCCCGCCTCCACCGTGGGCATGTTCATCTACCTGAACCCGTTGGCCGGCGTTCTTCTGGCCGCCCTCGTGCTCGGGGAGGCGGTGACCGTGTTCACCTTCGCCGGCATGGCATTGATCATCCTCGGCATCTACGTATCGGAACGTCTGGTCATGCGGGAACGGTGA
- a CDS encoding Fic family protein → MKMPEKPIPYSQLQDRIIKEGLFKKSLELAKRYDEDYIHWDELRRKDLQDPEYTWALVKLSRMGNSYPIDFGDVELQYNITKEAHRILHILDIGASGSIVVAEPLHESEMERYIVSSLMEEAIASSQLEGAVTTTKEAKRMLREGRRPRSHSERMIVNDYVTMQRIKEMADRTLTESSILELHRLITHDTLDDPKFEGRFRQDDETVVMDPLEGTIYHQPPSHVKIPEYMEKLCAFANDDDSGGYLHPLLKAIVIHFMIGYLHPFVDGNGRLARALMYWKAMRSGYWLFEYMAVSKVIKQSRGRYNLAYLYTETDENDVTYFINFNLECMEKALENTKAYIKRKQEEARTATAIVEMHPELNFRQAEILKDFLKRKDTAVTVAEIVSKFNVVHQTARTDLLLLTKLGFLDMRKSGRKMFFLYRNNPMK, encoded by the coding sequence ATGAAGATGCCTGAGAAGCCAATACCCTACAGTCAATTGCAGGACAGAATTATCAAAGAAGGTCTATTCAAGAAGTCCTTGGAATTGGCAAAACGTTACGACGAGGACTACATCCATTGGGATGAGCTTAGAAGAAAAGACCTCCAAGACCCCGAATATACCTGGGCCCTTGTGAAATTGTCGAGGATGGGCAATTCCTATCCCATCGATTTTGGAGATGTAGAGCTCCAGTACAACATCACCAAGGAGGCCCATCGTATCCTCCACATCCTTGATATCGGAGCGTCTGGATCGATCGTGGTTGCTGAGCCCCTTCATGAATCGGAGATGGAACGGTACATAGTGAGTTCGCTGATGGAGGAAGCGATAGCCTCAAGTCAACTGGAAGGGGCTGTTACGACCACCAAGGAAGCGAAGCGCATGCTTAGAGAGGGAAGGAGACCCCGCTCCCATTCCGAGAGGATGATCGTCAATGATTATGTCACTATGCAAAGGATCAAGGAGATGGCTGACCGGACATTGACGGAATCATCCATCCTGGAACTCCACCGGCTAATAACGCATGATACCCTTGATGACCCAAAATTCGAAGGACGGTTCAGGCAGGATGACGAGACGGTCGTCATGGACCCCCTGGAGGGTACGATATACCACCAACCGCCATCCCATGTCAAGATCCCGGAATACATGGAGAAGCTATGCGCATTTGCGAACGATGACGATTCCGGTGGCTATCTGCACCCGCTATTAAAGGCGATCGTGATCCATTTCATGATCGGATATCTCCATCCATTCGTCGATGGCAATGGTCGATTGGCAAGGGCGCTGATGTACTGGAAAGCCATGAGATCTGGCTACTGGCTCTTCGAATATATGGCTGTCTCGAAGGTTATCAAACAAAGTCGGGGCCGGTACAACCTTGCCTACCTCTATACCGAGACGGATGAAAATGATGTGACATATTTCATAAATTTCAATCTTGAGTGCATGGAGAAGGCCTTGGAGAATACGAAGGCGTACATCAAAAGGAAACAGGAGGAGGCCAGAACGGCGACAGCGATCGTCGAGATGCACCCAGAATTGAACTTCAGACAGGCTGAGATCCTCAAGGATTTTCTCAAGCGTAAGGATACGGCTGTAACAGTGGCCGAGATTGTCTCCAAATTCAATGTCGTCCATCAAACAGCGAGGACAGACCTGCTCCTTCTGACCAAACTCGGGTTCTTGGATATGAGGAAATCTGGGCGCAAGATGTTCTTTTTGTATAGAAATAATCCAATGAAATAA
- a CDS encoding MarR family transcriptional regulator: MDAINRSIESIAEGMFLTATMSNKLIFAQKAREGMPGLPASRILVLTILNKKGPQTISKVADHISYSKQSMTTIVDQMENDGMVERVPDTTDRRVTLLKITTKGIEALNQNRELAKERLKEGLSQLEEKDIERLEEAFQTVLQILPFAKLTASMPQNKDENTEN; encoded by the coding sequence ATGGATGCCATAAACAGATCGATCGAATCGATTGCCGAGGGCATGTTCCTTACCGCGACCATGTCGAACAAGCTGATCTTCGCGCAAAAGGCACGTGAAGGGATGCCCGGGCTGCCTGCATCAAGGATATTGGTCCTAACGATCCTGAACAAAAAGGGTCCCCAGACCATATCGAAAGTGGCGGACCACATATCCTATTCAAAGCAAAGCATGACCACGATAGTCGATCAGATGGAGAACGACGGAATGGTCGAAAGGGTACCGGACACAACGGACCGAAGGGTCACGCTGTTGAAGATCACCACGAAAGGCATCGAGGCTCTGAACCAGAACAGGGAATTGGCGAAGGAGAGGCTCAAGGAAGGGCTTTCTCAGCTCGAGGAAAAGGACATCGAGCGTCTGGAAGAGGCGTTCCAGACGGTCCTTCAGATACTGCCCTTCGCAAAGCTCACCGCTTCCATGCCGCAGAACAAAGATGAGAACACGGAGAATTGA
- a CDS encoding universal stress protein, with product MYHNILIPTDGSEYNHAAISHGLALAKMADAEVTAIFVVDESAIMSSSNGAYLANVYPILEEEGKKAVEEVREQGQKMGVKVTTRIDRGSPAKVIIDESVGFDLVVMGSMGRSGVSKLMLGSVAEKLVRLSQCPVLVVKNPKFHG from the coding sequence ATGTACCATAACATCCTGATACCCACCGATGGCAGCGAGTACAACCACGCAGCGATAAGCCACGGCCTGGCCCTGGCAAAGATGGCCGACGCCGAGGTCACGGCGATATTCGTGGTGGACGAGTCGGCCATCATGTCCTCGTCGAACGGGGCCTACTTGGCCAACGTCTATCCGATCCTCGAGGAGGAGGGGAAGAAGGCTGTGGAAGAGGTCCGGGAACAGGGTCAGAAAATGGGGGTCAAGGTCACGACACGCATCGACCGGGGATCTCCGGCCAAGGTCATCATCGACGAGTCCGTGGGCTTTGACCTGGTGGTCATGGGCTCCATGGGACGCTCCGGCGTCTCCAAGCTGATGCTGGGCAGCGTTGCCGAGAAATTGGTGAGGTTGTCCCAATGCCCCGTTCTCGTCGTGAAGAACCCCAAGTTCCACGGTTGA
- a CDS encoding PadR family transcriptional regulator, protein MIGRHFVYKGNRISPPQFLMLVILRKGPMYGYEVLKVLRDEFQGFWVPQTGAIYPALKRLEEQKLILSDVKDGKEYYSLTQEGKEWMLENLKSISQEAQFMGRYFSFLGRAASETVGLIPATQEQLDASVQLPLHLASLLRDDLTVKERLEMLKGAQRMMNTHLRGIEKAIAKYEQMDDSDTKKMLIKERIERVLHEKEKKE, encoded by the coding sequence ATGATCGGACGACATTTCGTGTATAAAGGCAATCGCATCAGCCCTCCCCAGTTCTTGATGCTGGTGATTCTGAGAAAGGGGCCGATGTACGGTTACGAGGTGCTCAAGGTCCTGCGGGATGAGTTCCAAGGATTCTGGGTGCCGCAGACCGGGGCCATCTACCCGGCACTGAAGAGGCTGGAGGAGCAGAAGCTCATCCTCTCGGACGTGAAGGACGGAAAGGAGTACTATTCACTGACCCAGGAGGGAAAGGAATGGATGCTGGAGAACCTGAAGTCGATCTCCCAGGAGGCCCAGTTCATGGGCCGGTACTTCAGTTTCCTGGGCAGGGCGGCCAGCGAAACGGTTGGCCTCATCCCGGCGACACAGGAGCAGCTTGATGCATCGGTCCAGCTGCCCTTGCATCTAGCCTCCCTGCTCAGGGACGACCTGACGGTGAAGGAACGCCTGGAGATGCTGAAAGGTGCACAGAGGATGATGAACACACATCTTCGGGGCATCGAGAAGGCCATTGCCAAATATGAGCAGATGGACGATTCAGACACGAAGAAGATGCTTATCAAGGAGAGGATCGAAAGGGTCCTCCATGAGAAGGAGAAAAAGGAGTAG
- a CDS encoding AAA family ATPase: MKIAVAGKGGVGKTTVAAMLARLYARQGSKVIAIDADPATSLASALGVHRNERESITPLSGMLDLIEERTGARPGSSYGGMFKLNPKVDDIVDHYGLRAPDGVTLLVLGTIETPGSGCFCPESSLLKALMSHVLSGEEVVIMDMEAGLEHLGRSTARNVDVMLIVVEPGMRSVDTAITIARMAKEIGVGNIFVVLNKCSTENEEALVAKELKKEHLLLIATLPNSNVVKGADLLGVSPMDMPGIEPLLPIIQFIKDRIDS, encoded by the coding sequence ATGAAGATCGCCGTAGCGGGCAAGGGCGGGGTGGGCAAGACCACCGTCGCCGCGATGCTCGCCCGACTCTATGCCCGCCAGGGCAGCAAGGTGATAGCCATCGACGCCGACCCGGCCACCAGTTTGGCGTCGGCACTGGGCGTGCATAGGAACGAACGTGAATCGATCACGCCGCTGTCCGGGATGCTGGACCTGATCGAGGAACGGACCGGGGCACGGCCCGGGTCGAGCTACGGCGGCATGTTCAAGCTGAACCCGAAGGTGGACGACATCGTTGACCATTACGGCCTCCGGGCACCGGATGGCGTGACGTTGCTGGTCCTCGGGACGATCGAGACGCCGGGAAGCGGATGCTTCTGTCCGGAATCCTCGCTTCTGAAAGCGCTCATGTCCCACGTCCTGTCCGGAGAAGAGGTCGTCATCATGGACATGGAGGCGGGACTGGAGCATCTGGGCCGCTCCACCGCCAGGAACGTCGACGTCATGCTGATAGTGGTGGAACCGGGAATGAGGTCGGTGGACACCGCCATCACCATCGCCCGGATGGCCAAGGAGATTGGGGTCGGGAACATTTTCGTCGTTTTGAACAAGTGTTCTACGGAGAACGAGGAAGCGCTGGTGGCCAAGGAGCTGAAGAAGGAGCACCTGCTGCTCATCGCGACGCTGCCGAACTCGAACGTGGTCAAGGGCGCGGACCTGCTCGGTGTTTCGCCGATGGACATGCCCGGGATCGAACCGCTCCTGCCGATAATCCAGTTCATCAAGGACCGTATCGATTCGTGA
- a CDS encoding CooT family nickel-binding protein yields the protein MCESTVFMEEDGGVKEVMKDVSRIVINGDETVFIDILGQRKVLTGVTLKEANLMSHGIVFIRK from the coding sequence ATGTGCGAGTCGACGGTCTTCATGGAGGAGGACGGGGGAGTGAAGGAGGTCATGAAGGATGTGTCAAGGATCGTCATCAACGGTGACGAGACGGTCTTCATCGACATCCTCGGTCAGCGAAAGGTATTGACCGGGGTCACGCTGAAGGAGGCCAACCTGATGAGCCATGGGATCGTATTCATCAGGAAGTAG
- a CDS encoding cyclic 2,3-diphosphoglycerate synthase — translation MSKARVIIMGAAGRDFHNFNTYFRDNESYEVVGFTAAQIPNISDRKYPAELAGKLYPDGILIHPESDLVSLIHKERIEQVVFAYSDISHIDLMHKASLVLANGADFRLMGNPAITLQSSKPVISVCAVRTGAGKSQTTRKICRFLKKKDLRVTAVRHPMPYGDLVKQAVQRFATYEDLDKNDCTIEEREEYEPLIDNGIVVYAGVDYEKILREAEKESDVIIWDGGNNDTSFYKSNIHIVIADPHRPGHELTYHPGETNVRMADVVVINKVNTADRKDILTVKENVRLLNPGAQIIEAASPIKVDDPSMIRGKRVLVVEDGPTVTHGGMAYGAGTIAAEDNGAKELVDPRKYAVGSIAETFRKFTNLGPILPAMGYSELQVHELQETINNTECDVVVAGTPIDLNRVIKVNKPIVRVHYELAEIGHPTLEEYIDQSLGPLLEKCDDMCKIL, via the coding sequence ATGTCAAAGGCTAGGGTCATCATCATGGGAGCGGCAGGCCGGGACTTCCACAACTTCAACACCTACTTCCGGGACAACGAATCGTACGAAGTGGTGGGCTTCACCGCCGCTCAGATCCCGAACATCTCCGACCGGAAATACCCTGCGGAGCTGGCCGGTAAGCTTTACCCTGACGGGATCTTGATCCATCCGGAATCGGACCTGGTGTCGCTCATTCATAAGGAGAGGATCGAACAGGTGGTGTTCGCCTATTCCGACATCTCCCACATCGACCTGATGCACAAGGCGTCGCTGGTGCTGGCGAACGGCGCGGATTTCCGGCTGATGGGGAATCCGGCGATCACCCTCCAGTCATCCAAACCGGTGATCAGCGTCTGTGCCGTACGTACCGGGGCGGGCAAGAGCCAGACCACCCGGAAGATCTGCCGTTTCCTGAAGAAGAAGGACCTGAGGGTGACCGCGGTGAGGCATCCGATGCCCTATGGCGACCTGGTGAAGCAGGCGGTGCAGCGTTTCGCCACGTACGAAGATCTTGACAAGAACGATTGCACCATCGAGGAACGCGAGGAGTATGAGCCGCTCATCGACAACGGCATCGTGGTATACGCCGGGGTCGACTACGAGAAGATCCTTCGGGAAGCGGAGAAGGAGTCGGACGTGATCATCTGGGACGGGGGGAACAACGACACCTCGTTCTACAAGTCCAACATCCATATCGTGATCGCCGACCCGCATCGGCCGGGGCATGAGCTGACCTATCATCCGGGAGAGACGAACGTGCGCATGGCGGACGTGGTGGTCATCAACAAGGTGAACACCGCGGACCGGAAGGACATCCTGACGGTGAAGGAGAACGTGAGACTATTGAACCCTGGTGCCCAGATCATCGAGGCGGCCTCGCCGATAAAGGTGGACGACCCGTCGATGATCCGCGGCAAGCGTGTCCTGGTGGTGGAGGACGGTCCGACGGTGACGCACGGCGGAATGGCCTACGGGGCCGGCACGATCGCCGCCGAGGACAACGGGGCGAAGGAACTGGTCGATCCGCGGAAATATGCCGTCGGCTCGATAGCCGAGACCTTCCGGAAGTTCACCAACCTGGGGCCGATACTGCCGGCTATGGGCTATAGTGAGTTACAGGTCCATGAGCTTCAGGAGACCATCAACAACACCGAATGCGACGTGGTGGTGGCCGGCACCCCGATCGACCTGAACCGGGTGATAAAGGTGAACAAGCCGATAGTCCGCGTGCATTACGAGCTGGCGGAGATAGGCCATCCGACCCTGGAGGAGTACATCGACCAGAGCCTGGGGCCGCTGCTGGAGAAGTGCGACGACATGTGCAAGATACTGTGA
- a CDS encoding PQQ-binding-like beta-propeller repeat protein produces the protein MTLPGEKGVTKKRSVKPVYVFLASLLVVAFLLSISSTAVSAIPANGNHKTVGFNTPGNVLVTDQFNNRVIEINPLNGNIVWSYGSNNPNDMTPIAGHIIAPNWAERLSGGLTIMAGTGTSLVPDNRVIVVNQWGAIVWQYGQGGVAGNGPNQLNVPVCAIQLPNHDILITDQANNRIIEVNLFHQVVWSYGPTSGPGALNSPNSAELLKNGHILIADEANNRVIEIDRAGNIVWQYSGTINGAAFASRLSNGDTLITDAGNARILEVNHCKQIVFQYFTNTDPQSNPNPAPTNAVRLKNGNIIIADQFNDRVFIINACKQIIWQYGKINVVGNTTGLLNAPYTAFVIGDYTGQTVPPHSFYPYFHWEKDRRWCR, from the coding sequence ATGACCCTTCCCGGCGAAAAAGGTGTAACGAAAAAGAGGAGCGTGAAACCGGTTTATGTTTTCTTGGCCAGCCTATTGGTCGTGGCATTCCTTTTGTCCATATCCTCGACAGCGGTCTCGGCCATTCCTGCCAACGGCAATCATAAGACCGTAGGATTCAACACACCGGGAAATGTCCTGGTAACGGATCAGTTCAACAACCGGGTTATCGAGATCAATCCGCTTAATGGCAATATTGTCTGGAGCTATGGATCCAATAATCCCAATGATATGACTCCGATCGCTGGGCACATAATTGCCCCTAACTGGGCGGAGAGGCTATCGGGCGGTCTGACGATAATGGCCGGTACCGGAACCTCTCTGGTGCCGGACAACCGGGTCATCGTGGTCAATCAATGGGGCGCTATCGTGTGGCAGTATGGCCAGGGCGGTGTGGCCGGCAACGGTCCGAACCAGCTTAACGTGCCTGTCTGTGCCATTCAGCTTCCCAACCATGACATCCTGATCACTGACCAGGCCAACAATCGGATCATCGAGGTCAATCTGTTCCATCAAGTCGTGTGGTCATACGGCCCCACCTCTGGTCCTGGCGCTCTCAACAGTCCGAACAGCGCTGAACTGCTCAAGAACGGTCATATCCTGATCGCGGATGAGGCTAACAACCGTGTCATTGAGATAGACCGTGCAGGTAACATTGTCTGGCAGTATAGCGGCACTATCAATGGCGCTGCGTTCGCCAGCAGGCTGTCCAACGGGGACACGCTGATCACTGATGCCGGCAATGCTCGGATATTGGAGGTCAACCACTGCAAGCAGATAGTATTCCAGTACTTCACGAACACGGACCCCCAAAGCAATCCTAATCCGGCGCCGACCAACGCCGTTAGGCTGAAAAACGGCAATATAATAATTGCCGACCAATTCAACGACCGAGTGTTCATAATCAATGCCTGCAAGCAGATAATATGGCAATATGGTAAGATCAACGTCGTCGGAAACACGACCGGCCTGTTGAACGCACCATACACAGCGTTCGTTATCGGGGACTATACTGGGCAGACAGTACCACCGCACAGTTTCTACCCATACTTTCACTGGGAGAAAGATAGAAGGTGGTGTCGATAA
- a CDS encoding MFS transporter — protein MSKEKKGLEYGWVVLSVTTIGILMASIQSSALLISLPEMMSSLHMDFLTVMWVILVYMLVTTVAVPVFGRLADMFGRKRLYVLGFAIFSLGSLLCALANAQYQGYDLVGYRIIQGIGGALMMANGAAMVVDAFDARKLGFGLGVNMVAGGAGIVLGPLVGGALSPLGWQWIFLINVPLGVIGTIWAFVRLREPIKMPKGQSFDWAGSSIFTIGLTAFLLALTFIAFPGMMGMEMIYLLFAAGGIGIIAFLYIQTRSRYPMMDLTLFHDRVFALGNTTFFLNSLCRGAVLFLLIFFLQGPYGQDPLTAGISLIPFGITFIIVGPLSGKGSDRYGPRLFTIVGLVLSSASLLGFAFVDHTTPFWFLVVLMVLMGIGGGLFSSPNSSTVMNTVRPEKRGIASGTRTMLGNVGSMFSLALAFPLVLSNISSSELAKLFIVGGGMGTEALHSFESGLHTAFILFFVMSVVAVIISMYRPKKCPENCDAPVPVTSGKE, from the coding sequence ATGTCCAAGGAAAAGAAAGGTCTCGAGTACGGATGGGTCGTCCTTTCGGTGACCACGATCGGAATATTGATGGCGTCGATCCAGTCGTCGGCCCTGCTTATCTCTCTACCAGAAATGATGAGCAGTCTCCACATGGACTTCCTGACCGTCATGTGGGTGATCCTGGTCTACATGCTGGTGACCACCGTCGCGGTGCCGGTCTTCGGCCGGTTGGCGGACATGTTCGGGCGGAAGAGGCTATACGTTCTGGGCTTTGCCATCTTCTCCCTCGGCAGTCTGCTCTGTGCCCTCGCCAATGCACAGTACCAAGGCTACGACCTGGTCGGCTACCGCATCATCCAGGGCATAGGCGGCGCCTTGATGATGGCGAACGGTGCGGCCATGGTGGTGGACGCCTTCGACGCCCGGAAACTGGGCTTCGGCCTGGGCGTCAACATGGTCGCGGGCGGTGCCGGCATCGTGCTCGGTCCGCTGGTCGGCGGGGCCCTGTCGCCCCTGGGGTGGCAATGGATATTCCTTATCAACGTGCCCCTCGGCGTGATAGGGACCATATGGGCGTTCGTGAGGCTGCGCGAACCGATCAAGATGCCCAAGGGGCAAAGCTTCGACTGGGCTGGAAGCTCGATCTTCACGATCGGACTGACGGCATTCCTGCTGGCCTTGACCTTCATAGCCTTCCCCGGAATGATGGGGATGGAGATGATCTACCTCCTGTTCGCCGCTGGCGGGATCGGGATCATCGCCTTCCTCTACATCCAGACCCGGTCGAGGTACCCGATGATGGACCTGACGCTGTTCCACGACAGGGTGTTCGCCCTGGGCAACACCACCTTCTTCCTGAACAGCCTTTGCCGTGGGGCGGTCCTTTTCCTGCTCATATTCTTCCTGCAGGGGCCGTACGGCCAGGACCCGCTGACGGCGGGCATAAGCCTTATCCCGTTCGGCATAACCTTCATCATAGTCGGTCCGCTGTCCGGCAAGGGTTCGGACCGATACGGTCCCAGGCTGTTCACCATCGTCGGGCTGGTGCTCTCATCGGCGTCGTTGCTCGGCTTCGCCTTCGTGGACCACACCACACCGTTCTGGTTCCTGGTGGTGCTCATGGTCCTGATGGGCATAGGCGGCGGCCTGTTCAGCTCGCCGAACAGCAGCACGGTCATGAACACCGTGAGGCCGGAAAAGAGGGGCATTGCCTCCGGCACCCGGACGATGCTGGGGAACGTCGGGTCGATGTTCTCCTTGGCCCTGGCCTTCCCGCTGGTGCTCAGCAACATCTCCAGTTCCGAACTGGCCAAGCTGTTCATCGTGGGCGGGGGCATGGGCACCGAGGCATTGCACTCGTTCGAGAGCGGTCTCCACACGGCCTTCATCCTGTTCTTCGTCATGTCGGTAGTGGCGGTGATCATCTCCATGTACCGGCCAAAGAAGTGTCCGGAGAACTGCGATGCGCCGGTACCGGTCACGTCTGGAAAGGAGTGA
- a CDS encoding ABC transporter permease, whose translation MIRETWALTVRELKHWYRAKIQIFMMLVQPIVWLGLFGQAFAFPLDPRLLNGAPDYMSYMSVGQLAIIALFTCMFVGMSLVWDRRFGFLNKLRASPIPRASIPISRVLATVVRAVVAAMLVLIIALLFAHIPGLKGLTITANFGVMEFLGILLILGLLATAFASIFVAIALSIKQQETLFAVINLVNLPLMFASAALFPVSSMPDWLQAVAKVNPLTLAVDGMRQLMFSGSTGIYSLGVDILGLLVFSVVFIILGIVVAMRALKEK comes from the coding sequence ATGATACGGGAAACATGGGCCCTCACGGTGAGGGAACTAAAGCACTGGTACCGGGCAAAGATCCAGATCTTCATGATGCTGGTGCAGCCGATCGTGTGGCTGGGCCTGTTCGGGCAGGCGTTCGCCTTCCCGTTGGACCCGAGGCTGCTCAACGGCGCGCCGGACTACATGTCGTACATGTCCGTGGGTCAATTGGCCATCATAGCGCTGTTCACCTGCATGTTCGTCGGCATGTCGCTGGTCTGGGACCGCAGGTTTGGGTTCCTGAACAAGCTGCGCGCCTCGCCGATCCCGCGCGCCTCGATCCCCATATCGAGGGTGCTGGCCACGGTGGTCAGGGCGGTCGTCGCAGCGATGCTGGTGCTCATCATAGCGCTGCTGTTCGCACACATCCCGGGACTGAAAGGTCTGACGATCACGGCCAACTTCGGAGTGATGGAGTTCCTCGGAATACTGCTGATACTGGGTCTGCTGGCCACCGCGTTCGCGTCGATATTCGTCGCGATCGCCCTGAGCATCAAGCAGCAGGAGACGCTGTTCGCGGTGATCAATCTGGTCAACCTCCCGCTGATGTTCGCTTCGGCGGCGCTGTTCCCGGTGAGCAGCATGCCGGACTGGCTGCAGGCCGTGGCGAAGGTGAACCCATTGACGTTGGCGGTGGACGGGATGAGACAGCTGATGTTCTCCGGCTCGACCGGGATATACTCGTTGGGAGTGGATATCCTGGGTCTGCTGGTGTTCTCGGTGGTCTTCATCATCCTGGGAATAGTCGTCGCCATGCGCGCGCTGAAGGAGAAGTAA